The Podarcis muralis chromosome 8, rPodMur119.hap1.1, whole genome shotgun sequence genomic sequence aataatagaaaCCAGCAGATAAGCTAAGAGCCTATCAAAAGGCTCAACTAAAAAATTCCACCACAGCAGAACACTTAACTGGAGTTTGGTCTTCAGGGCTGTGTTTGTGAAGTTAAAATGGTATGTGGGAAATTATCTTGAGCAGTGATAGCCAGAATTGCAGTTCTTCCATTTCTTAACAGGAGTTTGTATGAGGGCGTGGTATCAGCAGTAGGCTGACAAATGTTTTTTGTTAAAAGAATTCAGTTACCTGCCTGAATTCTTGTAACTAGTACATGTGTGCACTGGGAAGTTTTACTAATCTTTACTTATCTTGTAATGCAATACACTTAGTATCTTGGGATGTGCTAGACTAAGAACTAAGTGTTGTATCCAGTGAAGTCATCCCATTAATGCAAGGATTCCCacctgtgcaacaggacttctgcatacagtggtacctcaggttaagaacttaatttgttctggaggtccgttcttaacctgacactgttcttaacctgaggtaccactttagctaatggggcctcctgctgctgccgcgccaccgtgtgatttctgttctcatcctgaagcaaagttcttaacctgaggtagtatttctgggttagctgagtctgtaactgaagtgtctgtaacctgaagtgtctgtaacccgaggtaccactgtatctcttctGCCTCCCAGatgtgctctggagggttggggccACCCCCCTTGCAGGGTACAGGGAGCGGGAACAGAAGTCGCATTGTTCAGGCAGAAGTTTTTGTGCAGGATATCTGTATGGTATATAGCCTATTGGCTACAGTCATATACACACTTCTGTAGGAGTGAGACTCATTGAAGGCTTTACCCCTTAATTAGATATACACAGAATGGCACTGCATATGTCATATAGGCAAAGCCAAAGCAAACTTCTGAAAATAAAGTATAACAGTGGATTTAATTTACGTTGGCCGAAGCAGAATGTTGTAAATATTTATAGAATTGGCTGTAAATTGACCAAGTAAGATGGCAATTCCTAAATGCATAAAGCACCTAAATGTTTGCTGctatactgcatttttttttttagaagactTTCGTTCTGTCTATCTTAATTGTTTTAGCAGAATGTTCCAAATGTGCTTGTTTAATTCCAGTGCAGGCTAttggaagcaaagaaagaaattgAGAAGTTCTCAGTTAATGATAAGCAGGTAAGATGACTATATTCTACCAGGTCTCTTAAATGTGTTAAGAAAATGCATGTTCTTTCTCTGACTTAATATAGAGCAGCAGTACTTGAATTACAAGTTATGGAGTAAATCTGTAGATAAGAGAAAATTGAGTAGCATATTGTGCCCTATATAGTCATGTcataggtaaactgaaaattctGTTTTAAAGAATTCTAAGTAATCCTAGACACCTCCTGCAGTCAAAGGCCTCCTTTGGGTACTATTGTGTTGTGAGCTATAATGCTAATACTTTGATTGCAATTTAAGAAAAAGGTGGGGTCAGTTCTTTTATAGAAAAGCTTAACAAAGCATGAAAGTGACATGACTTGCAATATAGAAGGCTGAAAATGTGCTTGATGTGCAATATTTAATGGTCTCTCTTTTTTCCTAAAAGAATAATTCCTGCTTCTGAAGAAGTTTGTCTTGCCTCTAGGGTATTATCAGTAGTCATTGGCAACAACATAAAATCATTTCATATTACCTAAGTAGGTGTAAGAGTGTATTTTAAAGTTCTGTGTTAGCTACAGTTAAATACGACTAAAATACCATGCCAGTTTTAATAATTTGGCTCAATCTTAATTTATTCTTGAGATATCAGTATCTTTTTCTTGGTGACTTTGCTacctgccttttaaaataaagctAATTTTTGCGCAGGGATGATTTCATGTAAGCCCTAAAGATCAATATGTGACTGGGTCTTTGGCAATTTATTTTatgaatttatattctgcttttcagATGAAGTCCTCAGAGCCGTTCCTAGTACTTAATAAAATGCAATGAATGTGTCAAAAAACAtacacttaaaacaaaacaaaattagccTCACAAGAGCAAGCCCCAGGCATTGTCTTCTCCTGtgcctctctctcttgcttttgtAATGTCTTGGGGTTGTTAAACATTTCACTTCATCAGTCTTTAATTTTGTCTTAGGTTCTGTTTAATAGAAGCATGGGAAGCTGCCATATATGAAaccataccattggtccatctagctcagtattgcataTGCAAACTAATAGGGATCTGTCCCAGAATCTCATATAGGATTTACCAGTATCTGCCCTGCGGGGAAGTGTGAGGGACTTatgttctacatgcaaagcagattctataCTGCTTCTTTCCCTGGCATGTCATGCATGCTTTATGGAAAACAAAGACTTAAGTGGCggtagagaaaagaaaaagaatttcaTATGAGACTACAATCTGTTCTATAGCAGCCATCAACAAGGATGAACAGCGCAGTGTGGTTTCCTAATGCGCTTCTAAGCAGCTTATTCTTAGGAAAGTATGTGtggtgcagttgttgtttttacaacacTACAGTGTCTATTAACGATTGCACCACTTTAAttcaaaagaggaagaagaggaagaacacTCTTTTAGAAAGAATTCAGTGTTGCTGAATATTCCATAAGCACTAGCTTTCCAGCTTGCCAGTTGGAGCCATCCCCACCTCCTCCCCTGTGTGCTTTTCTGAGGGTTCTCCTTCCATACAAAAGCCAATTTTAGGGGGTGCATAGCGGGGCAGGAGTGGGAGGAAAACACCATTGCACAAGTGAATGTTCTTGCACAGAACTTGTATCTGATGGGACTTGTTAGACGAGTTCCACCCATTGAGCTCAATTGAATAGGCATCCACATGGAATTATTGCtgttattacctgcccttcaccctaagctcCAACAACAGGTTACAACATTAAGCATAAtattaaacacacaaaaataaggtgggtcctaaaaacatatacctcaagtgtcaaaggcaGGGTAAAGAGATGCGTCTTCAGCATTCATTGGAAGCTGAATTATTAAGGACTAGACAGGTTGTTCAGGCTACAGATGTCTGTAGactttagaccaggcttcctcagcctcggccctctagatgttttgagactacaattcccatcatccctgacccactggtcctgctagctagggataatgggagttgtaggccaaaaacatctggagggctgaggttgaggaagcctgccttagacaAATTATAGCAAAGTGTCATTGCTATAGTCCTGTGGTGAAACCAGTTTAAAGTTGGCTTTTGAATCCTGACTTGTTTAAAAGCCATTAACCATAATTCTCTATTTGCACATTAATGGGAATTTATGTTTAACTGCAGCTGCTAGGTTTGCTTCCCCGTTTGCATGAAGTGAGGGAGCAAAGGGGCACTTCACTGAGTGCATGAAAAAGTAATGTACATCCTGACTTATTAGGATTAAATTTGATAATAGTTTACTTGTTGAATTAAAAATTTGTCCATTTTACACTGTACATATCAAATGATATGGTCCTTCTTTTCCATTCACATAGGTTGTGCATTCTATCTCTCTTGATGTTTGCAAAGATGCTGCAAATGTGGAAAGGGCCCTTAAACAGGTAAGGAAACACTGCTTTTACCTGGCTGGCTCCCTCCCCTCATTTTTCAATTGCAAATGTTTATTGCAGAAATGTTCTGCTGACAGTTGTGATATTTATGGACACAAATTTGTTATCTCGCCtgctatttttttctttccaggCTCAAGAGAAGTTGGGTCCAGTTGACATGCTTGTAAATTGTGCTGGAACATCAATTAATGGAAAGTTTGAAGATATTGACATCAGTAAGTTTGAAGTAAGTGAGCCTGACTTCTCCTGTTTGAGTATGTACTGGTATACTAATTCAACGGCACCTAGAAAATCACACCAGATTGAGAAATGTTTTTGAAtgataaaattatatataaaatttaCCTAACTTGTAGCAGCACATTTTATTGTCCATTTCAAATAAATGGCCtaacattgtatttttttttcctaATCCCCCCATAGTTTTCCACTGGGTTGAATGTTTTATATCTGTGTCATAGACCCAATAATTCTTATTAGATATTTATCGTGTCTAAAAATGTTTGCTGCCTTTAAACATTTATTATGAAAGGCCTTTAATGAATGTTGTGAAAGAGAAGTTCTTCATACGCTATTGTTACATAACTTTCATTCCTTGGGTAATACTTGCATGAACCACCACATAAACATGAAAGGAGAGTATTTCACAGCATGCAGAGTAGACAAGTATGTGGGAATAATACTTTTTCTTGAATACTTATATAACTGCAAaagtgtatacaaatttaataaataataataacagcaaaagTGGGGCTCCCTAATTCAGCCCATCTCAAATgaaatgtttgcttcatgttgatGTTGGTCCATAAAGTCTCTTCAGTGGCTACTATGATTATAAATGTTGACCTGTAAACAGTTCACATAAAGATTAACTAGGCTATGACTCATTTTCTCCTTGCCATATCATGGACAGGGGAGATGCAAAGTGCTCATAATTTCAGCAGCATGCACCAGCACACTGCTTATTCACATTATTAAATCATTAtttgttcaataataataataataataataataataataataataataatagtttctatactgcccttcatccaaagatcacagggcagttttcattataaaccatggtttaatgtaaCATGTGAACCAAGCCATTAATTAGTTTCAGAGGGGAAAAATTGAGAAGTGATTTTATAAAAGTAGAGCAGTTGCAAATGTCATTTTCTACTAGTTCTCTACTTGGTGCAGATTATGTAATTAGTAAACTGTTGTGTCTTACAATTCCATTGCTTTATACATATTAACTGTTTGCTCCCATGCTTGCTCAGTGCTCTCTATACCAGAGATGGCTAACTTTTGGCCTGCTGTATGTTGTTGCCCTCCAGTTACCATCATTCCTTACAGGCCATGCACGCTAGGTGGGCCAGTGGAagtggagtccagcagcatatggagggccacaggttagccatcccttTTTAGTTGGGTTCaatcctggagatgctggggagcaAATTTGGGATATTCTGCAGGTAAAACATGTATTTTACCACTTAGCTACAATGTTTCCCAGTTTAAAAGTTTGGCCACCCTTGTCCTCTCAGTAGGAGTTACACAGGAAATCAAAACAGCAACCACATCACAAAGGTTACTGCTCATCATCAAAGGAACCCCCAAGTGGTTGTCTTCCAGCATGTTAATGGAATATAACACAGCATTTTACAGCTTGGAAACTCCATTTGTAACATGAAGCAACATCGTCCATAGTAGGAATTTTGCACCTGTTGGCGATGAGTATTAATATTGCCGATGCCTTGAGTTTAAAGCTGCAGAGCAGCAATCACACTtcgttatttcatttcatttacattAATATTACACTTCGTTAATATAAAATCTGTTAACTAGGCCTCCGACTTGTATGTTTGTCTACAGCAATTGATGGCTATCAACTATCTGGGTAGTGTCTACCCAACTCGGGCAGTAGTTACCACCATGAAGGAACGGAGGAGGGGAAGGATTGTGTTTGTGTCATCCCAGGCTGGACAAGTTGGACTGTTTGGTTATACTGCTTATTCTTCAACAAAGTTTGCTCTTCGAGGACTAGCTGAAGCTTTGCAAATGGAGGTATGATTCTCTGTTCCTTACCTGCATGTATCTTATAGTTTCTCTGTataacattaacaacaacaacaacatataaacaAAAAGAGCTAAAACCATAGGGGGAAATAATTAAAGAATCAAGTAAACATTAGTAGTATTATATAAGAATATTGTACAATATAGTGTTGCCCAAAAAGTACACAAGCAGGCTCAGCAACATTCAACGCTGTTTACAAGGCATAGACTTAGCTATTCTGTTGCAATAAGTGGTACAATATTCCAGAGCGCATGACACCATTTGGCTCAGAAGGCCTGTATTGTATACGATTTGCAAAACTGTTCATTTAGTAGGGTTAGTTGTCCACTGGATCAAAATGAGAAGTAATAGTGCAGACAGTGTATTGAGCTGCTGTACTCTCAGATATTGTAGATCTGGTTTCGGGCAGAGCGTGCATACGCAAAATCGCATAGAGCCAAGAATCTCCAGGATCGCCACCTTCCTGCCCAGCTGGAGCTCTAGAAAGGCagctccctctttccccctctggtAGCTCTTTGTCCTCCCTGTGGGCGGGCCAGAAGTACAGCCTGGAGAGCAACTGCAGTGCCGCCACCGCTGCCACTGCTCCCGTGTCCCACCAGGAGTGGCTGGGCCTGCCGTTGCTAGAGAGGCACCCTCACAGTGGTTTGGATTTGCTGCAGCCCTTGCCAGCTGACAGTGTGGAGCAAGCCAGCCAAGCTGAGGGACTGGCACCTTATGCAGCTGCAGAACCACCATGCACACCtagtaggaggaggaggcaagagcCTGAGATGGCAGCAAtgcatgcaaggcatgtgttGTCTTACCCAGGTTTGCTTGTTTCTCCCCCGCTATACTTCATTCGACCCTCTTCCTGCCACATATCTCCTGAGATCCCAATGAGAAGCTCCCTCCCAGTAGCGGCTGGTGAGGTGGCAGAGGCAGGGGGTCACTGCTCTCCTTGCTTCCAAACAACATGTAGCTTTGCAGGAAGGCCTTCTTCACCAGGGTGTTTCTTGCAGAGAAGTGGCAGGAATGCTATTTTAAAAGCGCAAGATTTCTCCTTGGCTTTCTGCTCGAGATAAAAATAGAGGCTGCAGCCAATAGTATAAAGTTGAGTTGCAGAAGCAGAGGTGTAGCAAGTTCAGGTGGTACAGATTtcttttttgtcacccccccccccatttaaattattaaaagaagggaaaataagatacttgcagttgcaagtgttattttctggtttatatACTTAACATTGTAagcataagcacttaaaaccCATGCAGACACCATGGCTTCAATATCAGCCAGAAACAAATTTCTTCTCACCCACCACCCCATTGCTCTGTTCACTATCTAGCCTGATGGTAGAACTTGAATTTTGCACACTATTttgcggtaaaggtaaagggacccctgaccattaggtccagttgtggctgactcgggggttgcggcgctcatcttgctttattggctgagggagctggcatacagcttctgggtcatgtggccagcatgacgaagccgcttctggcaaaccagagcagcacacggaaacaccttttaccttcccgccaggtaaggtaaaggtaaaggtacccctgcccgtacgggccagtcttgacagactctggggttgtgcgcccatctcactcaagaggccgggggccagcgctgtccgaagacacttccgggtcacgtggccagggtgacaaagctgcatctggcgagccagcgcagcacacggaaatgccgtttaccttcccgccagtaagcggtccctatttatctacttgcacctgggggtgctttcgaactgctaggttggcaggcgctgggaccgagcaacgggagcgcaccccgccgcggggattcgaactgccgacctttcgatcggcaagccctaggcgctgaggcttttacccacagcgccacccgcgtcccttcccgccagagcggtacctatttatctacttgcactttgaggtgctttcgaactgctaggttggcagaagcagggactgagcaatgggagctcaccccgttgcggggatttgaaccgccgaccttctgatcggcaagtcctaggctctggttcaacccacagcgccacccgcgtccctattttgcAGTAGATAGGCCTAATAATGGAATTGCCGAAATAAGGATGTGTGTTTTCCTTATGGTTTGGTGCAACTCCCTTTACTTTTACAATGCCGCTTAAAACAGGTGGctaatctgtgtccctccaggtgttgctggactacaactcccatcattcctattgGCCATACTAGCTGGGACCAGTGGGGAacgtagtccagcaacatctggagggacacaggctaGCCCCTCAGCCCCCCGTTTTAAAGCTGACCGTGTAATGCACCATATCAGAAGCACAAATCCCTTTCAAGGGgccatttccctcccctccccttgtgTTTTTTCAAAGTATCTGCCCTGAACAACTCTGCAACTCAAACACTTGCTCATTGTTTTGAGACATTTGAGTTAGTCCTAATAAAGTATTGTTCTACTTCAGCTAttgggctgctgttgttttaattaaacGGACCATTTCAAAAAGAAACTGATGTTCATAGGCTGCAGTTCTACACCTACTTTCCTGGGATGAATTCCCATGGAACTCAGTGcagcttctaagtagacatgcaaaGGAGGGGACAGTTGTTTAAGCACCATCTCAGCAGCTCACTGAACAATGAGAAACAATTTTCATGCTAACTTGAATACATTCTTATATTAATTCTCTCCTGAATTGTTGGATGTATGGATCTTaacttgtgtttttttggggtgtTAGGAGGCACTGATGTATCTCTTGGCATCATCCAGCTTCTATGTTTGaaagacatgttgttgttgttgttgttgttgttgttgttgttgttgttgttgttattcgtTCCTGAATACCTGGCACACATGGACCGCAATAATCATATGGACATAGAAAAGCAGGGGAGGGGGACATCTTGGTAGCTTTATTGTAAATATCCCTGCTACATAAGAATAGCCTTGCCTGATCAAAGGGTCCTGTTCTCTCCCCTCTTGTCCATCTCCAGCTAAGGCAGGGACAGTGGCGGAGTTAGCTGCATGGGTGCCCAGAGCCCATGCTgtgcacttgggggggggcaatccACTGCGCATGGGCGTGGCGAGGCAAGCCCCCATGGTGTGCCTTTTTGTCACCCtcccagggatgacacctggggccgagtgccccccttcctacgcccctgtgcGCAAGTAAAATGTCCGTAAGATACAATCCCACTATATGCCTCTTCGTTCATATTACGTTGTATATCTTTGTGAAAACAAGTAAGCATGGGAAAGCTCAATATATTAGAGCGTGAACTAAATATTTTTCTCAACGTAACAGGTAAAGCCCTATAATATCTACGTAACAGTTGCCTATCCTCCAGATACAGACACACCTGGCTTTGCAGAGGAAAGTCAGACAAAGGTAATTTTATGTTCCTCTTTATTGTCATGCAAAATACTTACATAAAGTAAAAGGATCAATAgctacaaaacaaaaaagaatgatCCCATGATGTGCTTAATGCTAAATCTATACCTTGAGTATAAGTGTGTACTCAACTTTTAGTCACAGGAAAGCAGTTATATTGTGTCACTCCTTGGTATATACAGTGTTTCAAAAATTCTTAAACAATCTTCATTCTTGTTCCCATTTGTTAGCTTTTACGTTTTCCTGGTCTAAGACAGATATACCATATGATCTTGCTCATTGTTGCCAGGTCCATGAGTTTCCAAACTCATAGGAGgaacttcttttttttcttccagtatTCAGCATCTGCCTTCCAGAACCATACTGAATATTTTTTTACTTTCATTTTATATAAATTAGCAGAAAAACTTTTAAATCTTAAGAGATGGAATATTCCAAAAAGTTAACTTATTAATATTTTATACAACATTAAGACAATACTTTCTTGTTTCTGGGCATGTCCATATTGAGTTTATCCCATATggctttttatgttttaaaaaacaatttttgaAAATATTCACATAACACTATTTTGATataacttttttttcctttaactGATTCTATACTGTCTGCTGGTTTTCATccctccccagagtggctggggaaactcagccagatgggcggggtataaataaattttattattattattattattataattaattaattaattaattaattattctgtaagttgctttgagttacttttcgggttttttaaaaagcaattaagtgCAGTTATTATCCACTTCTGCATAATGCCACATTGAATTGGTTTAATATTCCATTCTTACTAAAATGCTGCATAAGCAAGATAGAAACCAACAGTGAACGTGTAGGAGACAAATTTTTAAACTCAACTCACACTTTCCATGATACAGGACTAACATTACTAATTCCTTCGCTTAATTTCTTGTCTTATCCATCCACAGGGTAGCATTAGGTAGAATCTGGAGGAAAACCTCCAGCAGGTTCTCTGTTTCTTCTTAGTCAAATATTCTGTGCAGGAGGTGTCTCCTCAAAAGCTGTCCCCCGTCCCGTCTTTTCTGATGGgctatcaggggtggccaactcccaagagactgcgatctactcacagaattataaactggcagtgatctacccccgttttttgggggttcaggtcaaagttgttgacctttttgggGGATAGGAAGgccctgtttttttgggggggtgcagggctaagttgttcagcttttttttagggaggagaaaagcccagttattgggggggggggttggtgagaAAGAGAAACAGCCACTCACCAATagatcgctggggaaacaaacaaccTCACTGAGGAAACTCCGTCTTCCGTTCTGCAGATCAtgcaacaatggagggcagggcGAGGGGCTGGGGCCGGAATGGGACCCAGCGATCAACCACGATCTACCAAATCCtcccggggatctaccagtagatcgcgatcgacctgttggacatccctgggcTATAGCAAGTTAGGGCATAAGATCACCATAGAAAGCTTGCCAAGTAATTTCAGATGAGGCTTACTTGTTTGTCCTAAAATTCAGGGCTGATTAATAATCTAAACCTGGATCTCTTGTCTTTTTATAAAATGTTGTTTCTATTGCACCACCTTCATTTATTTTGATgttatatatttaaattaaaactTAATGTAGGTTGATGTGGGTGGATGAAACAGGAAGAAAATTGTGTTAAGAGTCAACTGGTTTTGCGTTAATAATCAGTGTTGCATCAGTCTTTTACTGTATTGCCCTGAGCGTTCTTGTTGCACATTTAACAATCATACAGCAATAAAAGTTACCAAACAAAACCCTCCTACAGGAGATCTTTGGATTGTTCTTAGTTGGCCAATGTAATGAAAGTTTTTGCGTTTGCCTTTAATCTTGCTTTTGAATTGATGGTAGGATAGCCATATGCTACTGAGCTCCACATTCTTTCACATTCCTTGTTTCACTTCCTAATAGTTAATAGAAAGCTGATTTGAAAACATGAAAGAGACTatccttttgtaaaaaaaaaaacaaaactttaatggTCTGTGACCCTAAAGAATGTTGCCCCTGCCCCGAATcgttttttaaaatctgttaaatGTTTCAGAGTGAAAGTATTAACAATTTGAATATGAAGCAGTTTAGGGTGGCAAAACATCTTTGCTTTTATTACTCTTGAGTAATGAATTGTCCAGAGGCCAGTTTTTGTCAACTACATCTTAGGATTTAGTCGAACAATGAGTTTCCACTTGACTTTCGGGCAGGTATGAGAGCCCTACTTGTGAACCTCAAACTCCAAAATATTTCCATTTAATATTGATCCTGTGTTAGCAAGTGATATTTAACAATACTAACTTAACCCAATTCCTGCCTCATAAGCCCCTTTAAGGCCTTTCTTTACTCTTCCAGAGAGGACTGAATCAGGTGAACTGCAAATGAACAAATACCTTAATCACATTGACAGATACTAATTAGCTCAGTGTTTTCTAAGAGGAAACAGTTTGACAAGATGAAAAAGGATGAAAAAGACAAACACTAGAACTCTGTGGTATCAGGCTTAATGCAAGAATGAATATAGACCACATTTTTATCTTTTCTCAACATTTCTGCAAGATCATATAGGCAACAATGCATTCCTTGAAGGGAAGATTTATAAGCAGGCTCTTTAGGTAGCAAGAATTTACAAAGTTGATCTAAGCTAATGGAAATCATGTATAAAAGAGTAAGAGCCAATTCTCCTGGGAGCATAtcaatttatttttctgtaataTTTGTGTCAGAGATACCTGCTGAATATGAGAAAACTGTGTCTCCATATAAAGATGTGTGTTTATTATAGCGACCAGCAGAAtgttgcactaaaatgttgcacTAATTCTAGTTTCACTCTTCCTATTATTAAAGAAAACTGCATTTTAACTTAGAATTTGCATTCACTTGTAATCTAATGATAAATATAATATCAACAAATGCAACTATAAACACACCTCTTGACCTGAACATtttgctttgtaaaaaaaaaatgttcagatgtTCTTACGTTTCTTAACAGATATGAGGTGAACTGTAGTTATACTTGGTAACATTTCAGCTGCTGTTATATGTATGTAATCTCTGCATTTACTTTTGCTCAAGATTTTGGAGACTAAGCTTATTTCAGAAACATCATCGGTCTGCAAACCTGATCATGTGGCCAGAATAATTGTTAAAGATGCCATTGTAAGTAAAATGCAGTATTTGTATAAAATTCTTTTGTGGGTGGAAAACATGGGTAACTTGCTAGTTTATTATAAGGGTAAAGGTTGTCTGTGTTTGTCTACTACCTTTTCTGAATACTAGAATCTTTATATAAAGAGAGCCTTCAGATACAACCCTAacctacttacctgggaataagtcccattcaattcaataggacttatttctgagtaagtaTGTCTAGGATTGCACCGTTTTAAACAGTGCCATCATTATATGGGGGACCTAGGCAAAATTAGAAAGGGCCCTTCTCCCAAGGTTAGAAATTTAAAGTAGACACCAAATAAAACGGGATGGGATAAAAGTGGCAGTTGCCCTTACATGTAATTGGTTCTAGTTACAAATTGTTCCTCTACCTAAACTGCGTGCTTGCTTTGAAAGATGGTTTGTGTTAATGGAttttgttttgctctgactttttaaaatggattttcaaTCATGTTGTCATTTACTCTTTTTGTTCTTTTGTGTTTCTTAGTTAAAGGTCActtcactttttttttacttaataTATACCCTCCTTTGCAAATGTTGAAATATTATAACATGGGCGCAGGTAAAAATGCATTTCAAATTTTAAATTAGTAGAGTTGATATTAAAAAACTCAAGATGCCCTGTTTCAACACAGGTTGACACAAATGGCCTGATTCAAGTTTGGCACATGGTGCCTTTTAATCATAAACTGCTTTGGGAGCCAATATTGGCCAACAAGCACAATATAAATAATAGTAGTATGGGTGATTCCTAGGTTTCaaaa encodes the following:
- the KDSR gene encoding 3-ketodihydrosphingosine reductase, whose translation is MSGAVLLAAAAGVVVVLAFLLLLYIVLPVSSPKTLPLSGAHVVVTGGSSGIGKCVAIECFKQGAFITLIARNECRLLEAKKEIEKFSVNDKQVVHSISLDVCKDAANVERALKQAQEKLGPVDMLVNCAGTSINGKFEDIDISKFEQLMAINYLGSVYPTRAVVTTMKERRRGRIVFVSSQAGQVGLFGYTAYSSTKFALRGLAEALQMEVKPYNIYVTVAYPPDTDTPGFAEESQTKILETKLISETSSVCKPDHVARIIVKDAIQGKFASSVGTDGHMLTILTGGMSPISSLAEALQALIFLGFFRLLALYYIAGFDSIVRRCMAKKEKSEKTD